Within Acidobacteriota bacterium, the genomic segment GGATACATCAGATCGTGAATGTGTGCACGATGTGATGCTATTCGGCCACCCTTAACAACTCCCCCCTCGGGGGGAGTTGTGCACGATGTTAGTGAACATCGGTCATGAGAAAAGTTGTGCACGATGTGATGCTATTCCACATGTTAGGTATTTTGTTGATTATACCACATCGAATTATTGCGAATGTCAGACCGGCAGGACCAGGCACCGGACCTTGCGGCGTCACCCGGTCAATGGTACCATCGTCTTTCGGCCGGCGCGGCGCGCCCGGCTGCAAGCCCATCCAATGGAGAGCCCATGCCGGAGAGCCAGGCGGAGCGGATCCGAAAGACCTTCACGGCACGGTTCGGCCGGGAGCCCATGCTGGTGCGCTCCCCCGGCCGGGTCAATCTCATCGGCGAGCACACCGACTATAACGAGGGCTTCGTCCTGCCGGCGGCGGTGGACCGCGCCGTCATTTTCGCCGTTGCGCCCCGCGACGGCCGCCAGGTGCGGCTGCTCGCGGCCGACCTCGGCGAGGAGTGCGCCGTGTCGCTGGACCGGCTCCCCAAGCCCCGCCGCGGCTGGGCCGATTACCCGGTGGGCGTGCTGGAGGGGCTCCGGCGCGCCCGCCCCCGCCTCGGCGGCTTCGACTGCGCCTTCGGCGGCGACATTCCCGTGGGCGCGGGCATGTCCTCGTCGGCGGCCGTGGAGGCGGGACTCGCTTACGCGCTGGACGCGCTCTTCGAGCTGGGCCTGGCGCCGCTGGAGCTGGTGAAGCTGGCCCAGCGGGCCGAGAACGAGTACGTGGGCGTCCGCTGCGGCATCATGGACCAGTACACCAACATTTTCGCCCGGAACGGCCAGGTGCTGCGCCTCGATTGCCGGACGCTGGCCGCCGAGCATTATCCGTTTCCGTCGAACAAGCTGCGGGTGGTCCTGTGCGACACCGGGGTGCGCCACGCCCTGGGCGCCTCCGAGTATAACGTCCGGCGGGCCCAGTGCGAGGAGGGGGTGCAGCGGATCCGGCGGGCCCATCCGGCGGTGCGCAGCCTGAGGGACGTGACTCCGGATATGCTGGCGGCGGTGCGCCGCGAGCTCGATCCGGTGGTGTGGCGCCGTTGCGCCTACGTGATCGCGGAGAACGCGCGGCTGCTGGCCGGCTGCGAGGACCTGCGGCGGGGCGATTTCGCCGTCTTCGGCGAGCGGATGGGCCAGTCGCACGCGGGACTGCGGGACGAATACGAGGTGAGCTGTCCGGAGCTGGACCGGCTGGTGGCCATCGCCTGGACCGATCCCGCGGTGTTGGGCGCGCGAATGATGGGCGGCGGCTTCGGCGGCTGCACCGTCAACCTGGTCCGCGCCGACGGCGTGGCCGCCTTCGCCGAGCGCGTGCGCCGGACCTACCGGCCGCCCGACGGCGGGCCGGCGAAGGTGTATGCCTGTCGCATCGAGGGGGGGACGCGGGTCATCGCCCGTCCGCCGGTCCTCTGATGGGTGAACAATAAGCAGTGCGCAGTAAATGGTGGGGCGTGGGGGGCGTGGTTGTTTGTCGCCGCCGCTCGCGGCAGCTCCACATCGCCAATCGGTGGGTTGTCCCTTGTCTGCCTGTCGCTGAGTCAACCGTGAACGAATGGCGGAATGAGCGGAGACCGGAAATTTTTAACCGGATGGGTTCCGGCTGCGCCGGCTTGGGAACATGGCGGGGGCGGAGGGGGCCGGAAGCTGACAGCCGGGGCCGCCAGCTTCCGGCGGGCGTGAAGCCGTTTACTTTTTCACCGGGT encodes:
- the galK gene encoding galactokinase, whose protein sequence is MPESQAERIRKTFTARFGREPMLVRSPGRVNLIGEHTDYNEGFVLPAAVDRAVIFAVAPRDGRQVRLLAADLGEECAVSLDRLPKPRRGWADYPVGVLEGLRRARPRLGGFDCAFGGDIPVGAGMSSSAAVEAGLAYALDALFELGLAPLELVKLAQRAENEYVGVRCGIMDQYTNIFARNGQVLRLDCRTLAAEHYPFPSNKLRVVLCDTGVRHALGASEYNVRRAQCEEGVQRIRRAHPAVRSLRDVTPDMLAAVRRELDPVVWRRCAYVIAENARLLAGCEDLRRGDFAVFGERMGQSHAGLRDEYEVSCPELDRLVAIAWTDPAVLGARMMGGGFGGCTVNLVRADGVAAFAERVRRTYRPPDGGPAKVYACRIEGGTRVIARPPVL